In the genome of Bradyrhizobium sp. CIAT3101, one region contains:
- a CDS encoding glycerate kinase encodes MTDRRPLLRALYDAAVAAAHPNTILAPHLRPAPKGRVICLAAGKGAAAMAAAAERHYLDTLKLAPERLVGIATTRHGYGVPTRRIRVVEAGHPVPDEAGLKGAADTLALAGEAGPDDLLLVLLTGGGSANWIAPVDGISFAQKQAVNKALLRSGAPIGEMNIVRKHLSRIKGGRLARAGRNAAEIVTLAISDVPHDDPSAIASGPTVPDPTTLADARAIVAKYKLTIDDAVRRALDDPANESAKPGDAAFARAHFELIARPKQSLDAAVKRAKDAGYETIDLGADLEGEARDVAADHARLALAARAQGKRVAILSGGELTVTVRGQGRGGPNQEYALALASLLKDTPDISALAGDTDGADGGAGHPTDPAGALIDAATFAKMKALALQPQAYLDNNDATTFFEATGDLLQPGPTLTNVNDIRVILVD; translated from the coding sequence ATGACCGACCGACGCCCCCTGCTCCGCGCGCTCTACGATGCCGCTGTTGCCGCCGCCCATCCCAACACGATCCTGGCGCCGCATCTGCGCCCCGCACCCAAGGGGCGCGTGATCTGCCTCGCCGCCGGCAAGGGCGCGGCCGCGATGGCCGCGGCTGCCGAGCGGCATTATCTCGACACGCTCAAGCTCGCGCCGGAGCGGCTCGTCGGCATCGCCACCACGCGCCATGGCTATGGCGTGCCGACGCGTCGCATCCGCGTCGTCGAGGCCGGCCATCCCGTCCCGGACGAGGCCGGCCTCAAGGGCGCCGCCGACACGCTCGCGCTCGCGGGCGAGGCCGGCCCTGACGATCTGCTGCTGGTGCTGCTCACCGGCGGCGGCTCGGCGAACTGGATCGCGCCGGTTGACGGCATCAGTTTTGCCCAGAAGCAGGCGGTCAACAAGGCGCTGCTGCGCTCGGGCGCGCCGATCGGCGAGATGAATATCGTGCGCAAACATCTCTCGCGCATCAAGGGCGGGCGACTGGCGCGCGCGGGCCGGAACGCCGCCGAGATTGTGACGCTCGCGATCTCCGACGTGCCGCATGATGATCCGTCCGCGATCGCCTCCGGCCCGACCGTACCCGATCCGACCACGCTGGCGGATGCGCGCGCGATCGTCGCGAAGTACAAGCTCACCATCGACGATGCCGTGCGCCGCGCGCTCGACGATCCCGCCAATGAAAGTGCCAAGCCCGGCGATGCCGCCTTTGCGCGCGCGCATTTCGAGCTGATCGCGCGTCCCAAGCAATCGCTCGACGCCGCGGTGAAGCGCGCGAAAGACGCCGGCTATGAGACCATCGATCTCGGCGCCGATCTCGAGGGCGAGGCACGCGACGTCGCGGCCGATCACGCCAGGCTGGCGCTTGCCGCCCGCGCGCAAGGCAAGCGCGTCGCGATCCTCTCCGGCGGCGAGCTCACGGTGACCGTGCGCGGCCAGGGGCGCGGCGGCCCCAACCAGGAATATGCGCTGGCGCTGGCTTCGCTGTTGAAAGACACACCCGACATCTCGGCACTCGCTGGTGACACCGACGGCGCCGACGGCGGCGCCGGCCACCCCACCGATCCCGCCGGCGCGCTGATCGATGCAGCGACGTTTGCGAAGATGAAGGCGCTGGCGCTTCAGCCGCAGGCGTATCTGGACAACAATGATGCGACGACGTTCTTCGAGGCGACTGGGGATTTGTTGCAGCCCGGCCCCACGCTGACCAACGTGAACGACATCCGCGTGATTTTGGTGGATTGA
- a CDS encoding PAS domain-containing protein, producing MSTRRMSQDRWRFRRSWPGPTTRSGVARTDGIITQWNPAAERLLGFESSEIAGRSLLDLVTQAERSAAENMINRVSVGESFGPFETVRVGKDGRALPVEITVAPLRDENGSIVGGASFCRDISERKSVSESLSRTIRELETLFHLSERFQAAKSAEEVYEAALAGC from the coding sequence ATGTCCACGCGGCGGATGAGCCAGGACCGGTGGCGCTTTCGGCGATCTTGGCCGGGTCCCACGACGCGATCTGGTGTTGCGCGCACCGACGGCATCATCACGCAGTGGAATCCAGCGGCAGAACGCCTGTTGGGGTTCGAGAGTTCGGAAATCGCCGGTCGTTCTCTACTTGACCTGGTCACGCAAGCGGAGCGCTCAGCGGCCGAGAACATGATCAATCGCGTGAGCGTCGGCGAATCCTTTGGCCCGTTCGAAACCGTCAGGGTGGGCAAGGATGGCCGAGCCCTCCCCGTGGAGATTACGGTCGCTCCGCTGCGCGATGAGAATGGTTCGATCGTGGGCGGAGCATCGTTTTGCCGGGACATAAGTGAACGCAAGAGCGTCTCGGAATCTCTATCGCGGACGATCCGGGAGCTCGAAACACTCTTTCACCTGTCCGAGCGATTTCAGGCCGCGAAATCCGCCGAAGAGGTGTACGAGGCGGCGCTAGCAGGCTGTTGA
- a CDS encoding branched-chain amino acid ABC transporter permease produces MNTTIMLFLLQDGITNGAIYALLGLALVLVFAVTRVILIPQGEFVTYGALTYASLASGQMPGTAKLALALGIGACAFDLFVARKALHGRLIVRSVLANVVLPAIVLALTITFAAQKPPVAVCIALSLVIVAMIGLYLYRIAFQPLAHTSVLVLLIASVGVHLALQGLGLLFFGAEGQRGPAVLSGAFTAGSLRFTGQSLTVYGITIAFIVGLWLFFGLTLYGKALRATAVNRLGARLAGIRTTLSGQIAFLLASVIGALSGIMIVPITTLYYDSGFLIGLKGFVAAIIGGLVSYPLTAVAALFVGIVEAFSSFYASNYKEVIVFMLLIPVLLLRSLAAPAVEEEKD; encoded by the coding sequence TTGAACACCACCATCATGCTGTTCCTGCTGCAGGACGGCATTACCAATGGCGCGATCTATGCGCTGCTCGGCCTGGCGCTGGTGCTGGTGTTCGCCGTCACCCGCGTCATCCTCATCCCCCAGGGCGAATTCGTCACCTATGGCGCGCTGACCTATGCCTCGCTGGCCTCGGGCCAGATGCCGGGCACGGCCAAGCTTGCCTTGGCCCTGGGCATCGGCGCCTGCGCCTTCGACCTGTTCGTAGCCCGCAAGGCACTGCATGGCCGGCTGATCGTCCGCAGCGTCCTCGCCAACGTCGTGCTGCCGGCGATCGTGCTGGCGCTGACGATCACCTTCGCCGCCCAGAAGCCGCCGGTCGCGGTCTGCATCGCGCTGTCGCTGGTGATCGTGGCCATGATCGGCCTTTATCTCTACCGCATCGCGTTCCAGCCGCTGGCCCACACCTCGGTGCTGGTGCTGCTGATCGCCTCGGTCGGCGTGCATCTGGCGCTTCAGGGGCTCGGCCTGCTGTTCTTCGGCGCCGAGGGCCAGCGCGGACCGGCCGTGCTCTCCGGTGCCTTCACCGCGGGCTCGCTGCGCTTCACCGGCCAGAGCCTCACGGTCTACGGCATCACCATCGCCTTCATCGTCGGTCTCTGGCTGTTCTTCGGGCTGACGCTTTACGGCAAGGCGTTGCGTGCCACCGCCGTCAACCGGCTGGGCGCCCGGCTCGCCGGCATCCGCACCACGCTGTCGGGGCAGATCGCCTTCCTGCTGGCCTCCGTCATCGGCGCGCTGTCGGGCATCATGATCGTCCCGATCACGACGCTCTACTACGACTCGGGCTTCCTGATCGGCCTGAAGGGCTTCGTCGCCGCGATCATCGGCGGCCTCGTCAGCTATCCCCTCACGGCGGTCGCGGCTCTGTTCGTCGGCATCGTCGAGGCGTTCTCGTCCTTCTATGCCTCCAACTACAAGGAGGTGATCGTGTTCATGCTCCTGATCCCCGTGCTGCTGTTGCGCTCGCTCGCAGCACCTGCCGTCGAAGAAGAGAAGGACTGA
- a CDS encoding PAS domain-containing protein, producing MVPIEPANAELRLLNGRFMLSRLAWLGKISFRQVMQTGPGHSQSKGTFPPGGGELADLMRSLDWSTTSLGPIAGWPPHLKAAVTLMLPAQAQIVLFWGAEFVALYNDAYALTIGEKHPKALGRPARESWSELWDDLEPLLRRVLETGETVSAKDRPFYIERHGYPENVYFDISYSPVRSDTGEIDGVLCIVSETTERVVAQAELARAQERLTLALSASGMVGTFDWHVQSDTFYSDARFAEMFSVDPDKGEKGAPLAEYLAGIYPEDVDRIARAVDRAVTTRERYVQEYRVKKGGDIRWVEARGECLYDKDGKPDRFVGVVVDVTSQKNAQERQRLLAREADHRVKNIFANFHSLISLSARSSRTPQEMARALRGRMDALLRAKDLVRPGIMGTEHESERTTVDALVRTVLQPYEDGSHGRIVLRGPDVPVGAKSVTGLALALHETATNAVKYGALSQPNGSIHVTWDADQDDFHLEWDEAGGPVIEAKPQAKGFGTILTERSVASELGGKIEQGSRKLAMGETAAPQRRL from the coding sequence TTGGTTCCTATCGAGCCCGCCAATGCTGAACTGCGGCTGCTCAATGGACGCTTTATGCTTTCGCGACTTGCATGGCTGGGGAAAATCAGTTTCCGTCAAGTAATGCAAACCGGTCCCGGTCATTCCCAGAGTAAAGGCACCTTTCCCCCCGGAGGGGGCGAATTGGCCGACCTTATGCGCTCGCTTGACTGGTCCACGACGAGCCTCGGCCCGATCGCCGGTTGGCCTCCGCACCTGAAGGCGGCTGTCACCCTCATGCTGCCCGCCCAGGCACAGATCGTGCTGTTCTGGGGCGCGGAGTTCGTGGCCCTGTATAACGACGCGTATGCCCTCACCATAGGCGAGAAGCACCCAAAGGCGCTTGGACGACCGGCTCGGGAGAGCTGGTCTGAACTATGGGATGATTTGGAGCCCCTCCTTCGGCGCGTCCTGGAGACGGGCGAGACTGTATCCGCCAAGGATCGTCCCTTCTACATCGAGCGACATGGCTATCCGGAGAATGTCTATTTCGACATCTCCTACTCTCCGGTCCGAAGCGACACGGGTGAAATCGACGGCGTCCTGTGCATCGTGAGCGAGACGACGGAACGGGTTGTCGCACAAGCCGAGCTGGCCCGGGCGCAAGAACGACTAACCTTGGCCCTCAGTGCCTCTGGGATGGTGGGTACCTTCGATTGGCACGTACAGTCTGACACCTTCTATTCCGACGCCCGCTTTGCGGAAATGTTCTCGGTCGATCCCGACAAGGGCGAGAAGGGCGCCCCGCTGGCAGAGTATCTTGCCGGGATCTATCCGGAGGACGTTGACCGGATCGCCCGAGCAGTCGATCGCGCCGTGACTACCCGGGAACGGTACGTCCAGGAATACCGGGTGAAGAAGGGTGGAGACATCCGCTGGGTCGAGGCCCGCGGCGAGTGCCTTTATGACAAGGACGGCAAACCCGATCGCTTCGTCGGCGTGGTGGTGGATGTGACCAGCCAGAAAAACGCGCAGGAGCGACAACGGCTCCTTGCACGCGAAGCCGATCACCGAGTGAAGAACATTTTCGCGAATTTTCACTCCTTGATCAGTTTGAGCGCTCGATCTTCGCGCACCCCTCAGGAGATGGCTCGAGCACTTCGTGGCCGCATGGACGCGCTGTTGCGAGCGAAGGATCTCGTCCGACCGGGAATCATGGGTACGGAGCACGAAAGTGAGCGCACGACAGTGGACGCGCTGGTGCGCACCGTCCTGCAGCCCTATGAAGATGGCTCGCATGGCCGCATTGTCCTGCGCGGGCCGGACGTTCCGGTCGGGGCCAAGTCGGTGACTGGCCTCGCCCTTGCGCTGCACGAGACTGCGACTAACGCCGTGAAGTACGGCGCGCTCTCCCAGCCGAACGGGTCGATTCATGTCACGTGGGACGCCGACCAGGATGATTTTCATCTTGAATGGGATGAAGCCGGGGGCCCTGTCATTGAAGCAAAGCCGCAGGCTAAAGGTTTCGGCACGATACTTACCGAGCGAAGTGTAGCTTCCGAGCTTGGCGGCAAAATCGAGCAGGGAAGCAGGAAGCTGGCCATGGGCGAGACCGCCGCACCGCAACGTCGCTTATGA
- a CDS encoding ABC transporter substrate-binding protein: MPAVTGKLAAASLALALIAAATSTASAQKKYDTGATDTEIKIGNIMPYSGPASAYGIIGRTEAAYFKKINDEGGINGRKINYVSYDDAYSPPKTVEQARKLVESDEVLFIFNSLGTPSNSAIHKYMNTKKVPQLFVATGATKWNDPQNFPWTMGWQPNYQSETQIYAKWLLKNKPDAKIAVLYQNDDYGKDYLKGLKDGLGAKAASMILMEESYETSEPTIDSHIVKLRSTGADVFMNITTPKFAAQAIKKVAEIGWKPLHFLNNVSASVGSVMKPAGYENGQDIISADYLKDVSDPEWNNDPGMKEFLAFMGKYFPEGDKLDKGTIVGFAVAQTLVQVLKQCGDDLTRENIMKQAASLKDFRTEALLPGIKINTGPNDFAPISQLQLEKFKGEKWELFGDVISADAGG, translated from the coding sequence ATGCCCGCTGTCACCGGCAAGCTTGCGGCCGCGTCACTGGCGCTCGCGCTCATTGCAGCCGCGACCTCCACCGCATCGGCCCAGAAGAAATACGATACCGGCGCGACCGATACCGAGATCAAGATCGGCAACATCATGCCCTACAGCGGACCGGCCTCCGCCTACGGCATCATCGGGCGGACCGAAGCCGCCTATTTCAAGAAGATCAACGACGAAGGCGGCATCAACGGCCGCAAGATCAACTACGTCTCCTATGACGACGCCTACTCGCCGCCGAAGACGGTGGAGCAGGCGCGCAAGCTGGTCGAGAGCGACGAGGTGCTGTTCATCTTCAACTCGCTCGGCACGCCGTCGAACTCGGCGATCCACAAATACATGAACACGAAGAAAGTGCCGCAGCTGTTCGTCGCCACCGGCGCCACCAAGTGGAACGATCCGCAGAACTTCCCGTGGACGATGGGCTGGCAGCCCAATTACCAGAGCGAAACGCAGATCTATGCCAAGTGGCTTCTGAAGAACAAGCCCGACGCCAAGATCGCGGTGCTTTACCAGAACGATGATTACGGCAAGGACTATCTCAAGGGCCTGAAGGACGGACTTGGCGCCAAGGCCGCTTCGATGATCCTCATGGAGGAGAGCTATGAGACCTCCGAGCCGACCATCGACAGCCACATCGTCAAGCTGCGGTCAACGGGCGCCGACGTCTTCATGAACATCACGACGCCGAAATTCGCCGCTCAGGCGATCAAGAAGGTCGCCGAGATCGGCTGGAAGCCGCTGCACTTCCTCAACAACGTCTCGGCCTCCGTCGGCAGCGTGATGAAGCCCGCCGGATACGAGAACGGCCAGGACATCATCTCGGCCGACTATCTCAAGGACGTGTCGGATCCGGAATGGAACAACGATCCCGGCATGAAGGAATTTCTGGCCTTCATGGGCAAGTACTTCCCCGAGGGCGACAAGCTCGACAAGGGCACTATCGTCGGCTTCGCGGTGGCGCAGACGCTGGTCCAGGTTCTGAAGCAGTGCGGCGATGATCTCACGCGCGAGAACATCATGAAGCAGGCGGCGAGCCTGAAGGACTTCCGCACCGAGGCGCTGCTGCCGGGCATCAAGATCAACACCGGGCCGAACGACTTTGCGCCGATCAGCCAGCTCCAGCTCGAGAAGTTCAAGGGCGAGAAATGGGAACTGTTCGGCGACGTCATCAGCGCCGACGCCGGCGGCTGA
- a CDS encoding MarR family transcriptional regulator has translation MTVSKSAEKSAEKAPDATKGRKDAAEGLPEALQLGELSEQLGYVLKRAQLKVFENFLRCMASLQLTPAQFSVLLLVEKNPGRNQTEIASTLGILRPNFVAMLDNLESRDLCARIRSTNDRRSHILVLTDKGKAVLTRAKKLVATKHESRLNELLGQANREALLGMLSKIANEF, from the coding sequence ATGACCGTTTCGAAATCCGCTGAAAAGTCTGCCGAAAAGGCGCCCGACGCGACCAAGGGCCGCAAGGATGCCGCCGAAGGCCTGCCCGAAGCCCTCCAGCTCGGCGAGCTCTCGGAGCAGCTCGGCTACGTGCTCAAGCGCGCCCAGCTCAAGGTATTCGAGAACTTTTTGCGCTGCATGGCCTCGCTCCAGCTGACGCCGGCGCAGTTCTCGGTGCTGCTGCTGGTGGAGAAGAACCCGGGCCGTAACCAGACCGAGATCGCCTCCACCCTCGGCATTCTCCGGCCGAATTTCGTCGCCATGCTCGATAATCTCGAGAGCCGCGACCTCTGCGCGCGGATCCGCTCCACCAACGACCGCCGCTCGCACATCCTGGTTTTGACCGACAAGGGCAAGGCGGTCCTGACGCGCGCCAAGAAGCTCGTCGCCACCAAGCACGAGTCGCGGCTCAACGAGCTGCTGGGGCAGGCCAACCGCGAAGCCCTGCTCGGGATGCTGTCGAAGATCGCGAACGAGTTTTGA
- a CDS encoding ABC transporter ATP-binding protein, which yields MSALLSVTDAHVAYGKVEAVRSVGLEVGENQIVTIVGANGAGKTTLLSAIMGILPLKGRVAFAGQDLARLDIDDRVAMGLGLVPEHRELFVTMNVEDNLELGAFRIERSKAKASMEQVYALFPRLKERRKQFAGTLSGGEQQMLAMGRALMGAPKLLMLDEPSLGLAPIIVADIFRIITELRASGVSVLLVEQNAQAALKIADQAYVMELGEFVLSGKASDIAANERVAASYLGFQHEGESAI from the coding sequence ATGAGCGCGCTGTTGTCCGTCACCGATGCACATGTCGCCTATGGCAAGGTCGAGGCCGTGCGCTCGGTTGGGCTCGAAGTCGGCGAGAACCAGATCGTCACCATCGTCGGCGCCAACGGCGCCGGCAAGACCACGCTGCTGTCGGCCATCATGGGCATCCTGCCGTTGAAGGGCCGCGTCGCCTTTGCCGGCCAGGACCTTGCCCGGCTCGACATCGACGATCGCGTCGCGATGGGGCTCGGCCTGGTCCCTGAGCACCGCGAATTGTTCGTGACCATGAATGTCGAGGACAATCTCGAACTCGGCGCTTTCCGCATCGAGCGCAGCAAGGCGAAGGCCTCGATGGAGCAGGTCTACGCGCTGTTTCCGCGGCTGAAGGAGCGGCGCAAGCAGTTCGCCGGCACGCTCTCCGGCGGCGAGCAGCAGATGCTCGCCATGGGCCGCGCGCTGATGGGCGCGCCGAAACTCCTGATGCTGGACGAGCCGAGCCTCGGCCTCGCGCCGATCATCGTCGCCGACATTTTCCGCATCATCACCGAGCTGCGCGCCAGCGGCGTGTCCGTGCTGCTGGTCGAGCAGAACGCACAGGCCGCGCTGAAGATCGCCGACCAGGCCTATGTGATGGAGCTCGGCGAGTTCGTCCTCAGCGGCAAGGCCAGCGACATCGCGGCGAACGAGCGGGTAGCGGCCAGCTATCTCGGCTTCCAGCACGAAGGCGAGAGCGCAATCTAG
- a CDS encoding disulfide bond formation protein B: protein MTTQSAAMPAFRPAASAPALTGSLAVTLIAAATIAGAWFFQLVLEILPCPLCLEQRYAYYLLIPVGALTAVAARSCAPRPLLLAGLAILALAALANAGLGTYHSGVEWGFWKGPTDCSGPVVNLGSAGDLLSRLDTVKVVRCDEVQWRFLGLSLAGYNVLISLLMAAIAAWGFVRTAKRA from the coding sequence GTGACGACCCAGAGTGCCGCAATGCCCGCATTTCGACCGGCCGCGAGCGCGCCTGCGCTGACCGGCTCGCTGGCCGTCACCCTGATCGCCGCGGCGACGATTGCGGGCGCCTGGTTCTTCCAGCTCGTCCTCGAGATCCTGCCCTGTCCGCTCTGCCTCGAGCAGCGCTACGCCTATTACCTTCTGATCCCGGTCGGTGCGCTCACGGCCGTTGCGGCGCGGAGCTGCGCGCCGCGGCCGCTGCTGCTGGCCGGGCTCGCAATCCTCGCGCTGGCGGCGCTCGCCAATGCCGGCCTCGGCACCTATCACTCGGGCGTCGAATGGGGGTTCTGGAAGGGCCCGACCGATTGCAGCGGCCCGGTCGTCAATCTCGGCAGCGCCGGCGATCTGCTGTCGCGGCTCGACACCGTCAAGGTGGTGCGCTGCGACGAGGTGCAATGGCGCTTCCTCGGCCTCTCGCTCGCCGGCTACAACGTGCTGATCTCGCTGTTGATGGCCGCGATTGCCGCCTGGGGCTTTGTGCGGACGGCGAAGCGAGCATGA
- a CDS encoding branched-chain amino acid ABC transporter ATP-binding protein/permease — MQSRLPILIFALVMAAIPFIPGMPPFWIVLLDNIGLAALVAMGLVLLTGVGGLTSFGQAAFVGFGAYTTALLTTAYGLSPWLTLPLSLVVSGSLAVLLGLVTVRLSGHYLPLGTLAWGLGLFYLFSKLEFLGRNDGISAIPPLSIGSFRMLDPGSIYFAIWVAVILSAVLTMNLLDSRTGRAIRALRRGHVAAEAFGVHTPRAKLLVFIHAAVLAGLSGWLYAHLQRAVNPTPFGAQAGIEYLFIAVVGGAGYVWGGVLGAAIVVILKEALQSYLPMILPGSGQVETIVFGIMLVALLQLAPGGVWPWLMSFLPERTGGRKPDTSLKLEARSRAPGQSGVLLQVEKARKQFGGVVAVNNVSFDVQAREIVALIGPNGAGKSTTFNLITGVLSVTSGSISVLGKKVDRAPPQEIVKLGISRTFQHVKLVPDMTVLENVAIGAHLRGHSGPLASMLRLDRADEAKLLAEAARQIERVGLADQMHQLAGSLSLGQQRIVEIARALCVDPMLLLLDEPAAGLRHMEKQQLAKLLRDLRDGGMSVLLVEHDMGFVMNLADRIVVLDFGTKIAEGTPATIKTNPEVIKAYLGVAA; from the coding sequence ATGCAGAGCCGGCTTCCCATCCTCATCTTCGCACTCGTGATGGCAGCGATCCCGTTCATCCCGGGCATGCCGCCGTTCTGGATCGTGCTGCTCGACAATATCGGCCTTGCCGCGCTGGTCGCGATGGGCCTCGTGCTGCTCACAGGCGTCGGCGGCCTCACCTCGTTCGGACAGGCCGCCTTCGTCGGCTTCGGCGCCTACACCACCGCGCTGCTGACGACGGCTTACGGCCTGTCGCCCTGGCTGACCCTGCCGCTATCGCTCGTGGTCAGCGGATCGCTCGCGGTGCTGCTCGGCCTGGTCACGGTCCGCCTCTCCGGCCATTACCTGCCGCTCGGCACGCTGGCCTGGGGGCTCGGCCTGTTCTACCTCTTCAGCAAGCTCGAATTCCTCGGGCGCAACGACGGCATCTCGGCGATCCCGCCGCTGTCGATCGGCTCGTTCAGGATGCTCGATCCCGGCTCGATCTACTTTGCGATCTGGGTCGCGGTCATCCTCTCCGCCGTGCTCACGATGAACCTGCTGGACTCCCGCACCGGCCGCGCCATCCGCGCGCTGCGGCGCGGCCATGTCGCGGCCGAAGCGTTCGGCGTGCACACGCCGCGCGCCAAGCTCCTGGTGTTCATCCACGCCGCCGTGCTCGCCGGCCTCTCCGGCTGGCTCTACGCCCATCTCCAGCGCGCGGTGAACCCGACGCCGTTCGGCGCGCAGGCCGGCATCGAATATCTCTTCATCGCGGTGGTCGGCGGCGCCGGTTACGTCTGGGGCGGCGTGCTGGGGGCTGCGATCGTCGTGATCCTGAAAGAGGCGCTGCAGAGCTACCTGCCGATGATCCTGCCCGGCTCCGGCCAGGTCGAGACCATCGTGTTCGGCATCATGCTGGTGGCGCTGCTGCAGCTCGCGCCCGGCGGCGTCTGGCCCTGGCTGATGTCGTTCCTGCCCGAGCGCACCGGCGGCAGGAAGCCGGACACCTCGCTGAAGCTCGAGGCGCGCTCCCGCGCACCCGGCCAGTCCGGCGTGCTGCTCCAGGTCGAGAAGGCGCGCAAGCAGTTCGGCGGCGTGGTCGCGGTCAACAACGTCTCCTTCGACGTCCAAGCCCGCGAGATCGTCGCGCTGATCGGTCCCAACGGCGCCGGCAAGAGCACCACCTTCAACCTGATCACCGGCGTGCTGTCGGTAACGTCCGGCTCGATCTCGGTGCTCGGCAAGAAAGTGGATCGCGCGCCGCCGCAGGAGATCGTCAAGCTCGGCATCTCCCGCACCTTCCAGCACGTCAAGCTGGTCCCCGACATGACCGTGCTGGAAAATGTCGCGATCGGCGCGCATCTGCGCGGCCATTCCGGGCCGCTCGCCTCGATGCTGCGTCTCGACCGCGCCGATGAAGCAAAACTGCTCGCGGAAGCCGCCCGCCAGATCGAGCGCGTCGGCCTTGCCGACCAGATGCACCAGCTCGCCGGATCGCTCTCGCTCGGCCAGCAGCGCATCGTCGAGATCGCCCGCGCGCTCTGTGTCGATCCGATGCTGCTGCTGCTCGACGAGCCCGCGGCCGGCCTGCGCCACATGGAGAAGCAGCAGCTCGCGAAGTTGCTGCGCGATCTGCGCGACGGCGGCATGAGCGTGCTGCTGGTCGAGCACGACATGGGCTTTGTGATGAATCTCGCCGATCGCATCGTGGTGCTGGATTTCGGCACCAAGATCGCGGAAGGCACGCCCGCCACGATCAAGACCAATCCCGAAGTGATCAAGGCCTATCTCGGAGTGGCGGCATGA
- a CDS encoding ABC transporter substrate-binding protein yields the protein MSAVRFQVVVISAAFALCTAMNPALAQKSYDSGASDTEIKIGNIMPYSGPASAYAVIGKAEEAYFNKVNSEGGINGRKIKFISYDDAYSPPKTVEQARKLVESDNVLLIFGSLGTSTNGAIRKYMNEKKVPQLFVASGASKWNDPKNFPWTMGWQPSYASEARIYAKYIMKEKPDGKIGVLYQNDDFGKDYLKGLKDGLGAKAAMIVMEEPYDTSEPAIDEHVVKLKAAGADVFISITTPKFAAQAIKKAAEINWHPMHIISNVSASVGGVIEPAGFEISQGILSASYTKDGSDPQWNADEGMKRFYNFVAQFNPKANKLDAGVVFGYAAAQTMVKVLQMCGDNLTRDNIMKQAASMKDFEPDTLLPGIKINTAPDNFAPIEQLQMMRFKGKTWELFGEIISSDLGH from the coding sequence ATGTCTGCCGTTCGATTTCAGGTTGTGGTGATTTCGGCCGCATTTGCATTGTGCACTGCGATGAATCCCGCACTGGCACAGAAGTCCTACGACAGCGGCGCTTCCGATACCGAGATCAAGATCGGCAACATCATGCCCTATAGCGGCCCGGCCTCGGCCTACGCCGTGATCGGCAAGGCCGAGGAAGCCTATTTCAACAAGGTCAACAGCGAGGGCGGCATCAACGGCCGCAAGATCAAGTTCATCTCGTATGACGATGCTTATTCGCCGCCGAAGACGGTGGAACAGGCGCGCAAGCTGGTCGAAAGCGACAACGTGCTCTTGATCTTCGGCTCGCTCGGCACCTCGACCAACGGCGCGATCCGCAAATACATGAACGAGAAGAAGGTGCCGCAATTGTTCGTGGCGAGCGGCGCCTCGAAGTGGAACGATCCGAAGAACTTCCCGTGGACCATGGGCTGGCAGCCGAGCTACGCCAGCGAAGCCAGGATCTACGCCAAGTACATCATGAAGGAGAAGCCGGACGGAAAGATCGGCGTGCTCTACCAGAACGACGATTTCGGCAAGGACTATCTGAAGGGGCTGAAGGACGGGCTCGGCGCCAAGGCCGCGATGATCGTGATGGAGGAGCCGTACGACACGTCGGAGCCGGCGATCGACGAGCACGTCGTGAAGCTGAAGGCCGCCGGCGCGGACGTCTTCATCAGTATCACCACGCCGAAATTCGCGGCGCAGGCGATCAAGAAGGCGGCCGAGATCAACTGGCACCCGATGCACATCATCTCCAACGTCTCGGCATCGGTCGGCGGCGTGATCGAGCCGGCAGGCTTCGAGATCTCGCAAGGCATCCTGTCGGCGAGCTACACCAAGGACGGCTCCGACCCGCAATGGAACGCCGACGAGGGCATGAAGCGATTTTATAACTTCGTCGCGCAGTTCAATCCGAAGGCCAACAAGCTCGATGCCGGCGTGGTGTTCGGCTATGCCGCCGCCCAGACCATGGTGAAGGTGCTGCAGATGTGCGGCGACAATCTCACCCGCGACAACATCATGAAGCAGGCGGCAAGCATGAAGGATTTCGAGCCGGACACGCTGCTGCCCGGCATCAAGATCAACACCGCGCCCGATAATTTCGCGCCGATCGAGCAGCTCCAGATGATGCGGTTCAAGGGCAAGACCTGGGAATTGTTCGGCGAAATCATCTCGAGTGATCTCGGTCACTGA